The DNA region AAATATCAGACGTTTTGTTCTGCTTTATAGATTTCAGTATAACAAAGCAAAGGTGTAATTAAAACTGTAAGTGTCTAGATCCTAACTTGTTTACTTCGAATTGATCATAAATCCAACACAAATAGACCATTTTCAATATTCTAACGTAGTAGTGATAATCTAATGATATTAATTAAACTTGAAGTTCTATAAATGTCAGATATAGTAATCAGTAAGGATTAAAATAGGTTAAGATGTCAATAGAAACCAAATGGCAGTGGACAGCTGTTGTAGTTATTATGTTCTACTTTGTTTAAATTAGTATCCGAATTAATGTCAGTTAGCTAtaactaacttggaatcctcaacaCCACAGaagaaaatgaaagaacaaaTTACGCCGAGTGGCAGAGATAGATAtgggaagaatgaacaacagttgaatagaactagaaaggaaggcccaggacagagtgggttggaaaatgctggtcagcggcccatactccattgagagtaacaggtgtaagtaagtaagctataACTACCACCTACAtattattacttaaataattttatttgtatcaTACTATTCGGCGATAGTATTCTTTCAGTTAGAATATGCAACTTTTCATCTTTTTAATAGCGGTGCCTTATTGAAAATATTGTAATATCACTTCTAGAATAGTTCTATGCATATAGTGTTTTATATATTACCTTTCCAAATTTCTCAATTCGCATCCCAAAACGTTGTCCTGACTCGGAACGTGTAACACTAATCTCTCGTATTTCTTGAAATGGTAATCCAGTAGGTAAAATGAAAATACAGTTTTCCCCATATTTATAATTTGGTGTATATGATGATTGATCTTCTTTTAAATTTGATGTTAAATAACTTTGATGGCAGGTTTCTTGACATTGTTTATTATTGTGACATTtagaaattaaattattcactAATTTCTCTGTAAAATTTTCATGAATACGATAAGTATAATCATCAGAATTGGAACAAGAATTAATACAAGGTGAAATAGGTTGGCTAGGAATTATGCCcattgaataaattatatcTGCATActtttcattatcattgttatctGTGTGTAATTTCATATTGGTACAAACATGTTTATTATCTGGAGATATGTTCAATTTCTTGCTAGAATCAAGATGTcctgatatttcaaatgattttgaaTGTGGAAAACATAGAATACTTCTTTTATCTGATTTAGGGTCTATAGGGGAACTGTAGTCAttctaaaatattaaataaaataaaagactATAGAAACAACACTTTAGAAAGTGAAATAGATTAAAAACGAACcattaattgaataaataaaaatctattctcagtatagggttgtggagaatgttgagttttgattgagatcatgaatcaatcaatgttagacacccattgaaaacctagaagcattgaacagttgtttcattctagtatgggactctccgGCAGTGCGCACCTAATATCCTTcgtgtgggattcgaacctaggacgtTTGGCGTAGTGCGCGAACTCTTAACGTCTAGTtggtgcttccagattttcagtggtgatctaacattgatcgaccCATGACCTTAATCAAAAACGTATTAATTTGTAGAGCTACTTTATAGGTTGCTTAACTTCCATTTAGATTTTTAACAATCAGTGTTTGAATCGTATTATTTCTAGTCTGAATAAAAGGTGGAAAATATTGTATTATGcaaagaaataatttattcagaGGTTTTACTTTCGAATATAGTGGCAATATTTTGAGATACGGAGCACAGATTGAAAGTGGACTGTCGTGGACGTATACGCTGTCTATCACCTGCTTTGTGTATTGTTTCATTACGGTTACCGTGTATCGTCACAAATGCTGATAGGTTGTAAAATTTAAACCAAATTAAGTTATTGGAaagaaagatggatagtgactagcagtggaatccaggacgcacgtttcaccctatttgaaactcgtcagctggatgtacctgcatctcagagttgatgtctactccatcttcgcttataatGCTCGTAACTTAAAGCAATATATAGGTgatccgcacagtatgcacatatgccaataaaggACTGATCAACTGAAGTCCTAAACAGCATtggaaagattcaagcaaataatacaaaaatgaatttaaataagcCATAAAACATAAAATTTGTTATATGCATTAGGGTACAATCAAATTACCCCCTACTATTTCTTTTCAAATAAGACTTCTATTTACATTGTCACTAATTCTGATAATATGCACTATCTTTTAAAATCCTATGTGAACCAGTTTTTACAATCTTCTATTTAAAGTAAATACATATTGGATATGTGAAAACTATGTTACATTTTATAGAAATAAACGTTTTTGTGATCCTACATTCAGtttcattttatgatgaaaTTATAGGCTCAATTTTACTTTCTAAAAATCGTCAGTTATGTAGAGCTTACATGCTTACgaaattgtattaaactatGAGCTGGTTTTTGCACAGAAGATTGgaagtttataaataattgtatcaAAGAAATTAGAAGGTTGATTCGCCAATCAAAAATAAAGGGTTTACAGAGATTATATATCCTCACAGGTGACCATTGAATTTTAACAAGTGACGTTAAATCATACCacttttaaattatataatcATCAACAATAATTACGTGATATATcgaattaaataaatttgaataagtaAACCACTGGGTATCGGATCAGTAGTCTAAAGATAATACAATCACCTTGAAGCCTAGAGGTCCTGTGTTTAATTGCCTGTGGGGTTGTGCATGCACAATACCGAGAACGCACACACTTATATGAATAAGCTACCTAGTTCcttctggttttcaatggtttagGCAAGTTACTAAAAATTTATCCATACATAAGAAACGCAATAATATTTCTTACTTGTATGTGATGTTTTGACGGCATTATGTTTGGGCTTCTGACATCTGATTCGTTATGATTAGTTATCGAATTCTCAGAACCAGGTGATAATGTCGATGTATATTGAAGATTTCCAACAGATTTACTTTGACTTAttcctttattattgttattacttatTTTACGCTCAAATACATTCCAAACACGTCTTGCTTTCATTTTTAAACCAGATAATGGTGGACTATGAAGTTTATTAGTTGTATTACCACAGTGATATACATGGGCTCGGGACTTTGATTGTTCTTTCAGTCCATATCTGTCACAGTAGTTATGAGTGCTTTGAGTTAGTATATTGTCTGCTTCAAAATAATctctaaatattttatttttatttaaatttcgtTTATAATTTGTACCTAGTAAAGGAGCTCTTGGAGTTGTGATTGGTGACAATTGTCGAggtgaagatgaagatgatggtgatgatattgatgattgtGATGCTGTTGGTAGAATTGATGAATCctgagaaaatgaatatttttcaaatgtattcatattatcattattattatccggTGTATACGATCGAATATGAGTTAACTGTATACCGTCATTTTTACAATCGTTTCGTGAATTACGTATACGTGAAAAGTACCCTTTAGTTGAATTTAATTTTCTTAAAGATGGTCCTTTAATAAAATgacatgttgttttatttgtttcattttgaattaattcatattttctcaCTGTTGAAGTTTTGGATGTATCCtgtagattattattaataaatgcaTAAGTTGTTTCTGTTAATGTTGTCATTATAAGTTGTTCTCTTATTTGATATGAATTCCCAATAATAAAAATCTATATATTATAGGAGTAAAAAAAACCCCatgatcaattatatttatcGAATAATATCAAAACGAAGTCAAAATATAGAACTGATTACATAATCACGTCATTATCAGTACATTTCTAATGTATTTtccttcttcctcttcttcacAAATATACATTTTCTTGTTAAGTAAAGACCATATAATTAAGCATAAGATAAATTGCCACAATAtttcagtttttttcttttttgtatcATAATAAGCCcacaaataacatttatttttcaaaaactaATACCGTTCTTAATACTTATCTTATTAAAATGGATAAAATACCAGTCTACATTAACATCATAGTGTTTTTCCTATATGGAACAATAACTTTAAGACATTTCATTGAACCAAAGAACAAATGAAATTCGAGTGATAAAGCTTAAATAACAGATTAGAAACATTTGATTAtctctataataataataataaattagtgtACACATCACGAAACCAACTAAAACTCATCGTTATATTATGTTATATGTTATATTTTATGTCAGTAAATGCTTAGAGTAACTAATGTTAttgttatattaaaatttaCGTGATTTTCATCATATGCTACTGTTAGTTGGCTTGGTCTGGAGTTATCTGTTATTGAAAAGGATCTAGTTAGCATTTTAAACCATTAATAGTTACTGTCAACTAGTAGTAACATAATTTACTTAGTAGGTTACCCATAAAGCATGGTAATTTAATTATGGTAGAAACAGGCATAAATAAATGTCAAATTTCTCCCTGTCAAACAATATACAAAGTCTGTTCACAAGTTATAAATGTTATGCTGTTACGTTTAGTACTAGTGTACACTACAATATCTTTCACTATAATCCTCAAAAAATAAGGACATTTTTTACCATTAAcatatgttttttaaaaaatttaaatttaatacTGTGacgaacgagaacacaagtggggacaatcgaaagtattttaataaaaaatttgcagaacatcttagtaaagtctgagaatcatacagtaaataatttacttgcaaaatgtcaatcaattgtctcaaacttgaccgttcgttttgcaaatatcattcaatcatctcagacttcaatgttccttcatttccacagcaatgattctctgttctcgttcttttttaTTTGATCTTTTTAACCTTCCGCTTTcagacattccactttcgacatcagtaacacacaccacccCATGACATGTTACAAGAGTTTATTTGGACTGGATGTATAATAAACTTATTCATCTCTATCCAGATACTCTTAAAATCACGATTATTTTTGGTGAAAAGACACCTGATAATTGATAGATAGATTTTAATGTACACTGAGGGACTAGACAAACACATCATTAGTTACTACTCGTTGCTAGTGTAGTACTATTGATTCATCTTTGGCACGGTGGAtcgtatatatatttaaatatttattctacGAAATGAAAATCACATAATCAGTTTAATTTAAGTTCTTAGTGTAAAAGTCTGTGTTTCGACGAACTGATTTTCCGGTGTTTAGTAAATGAAGTTCACTAAAAAGTTATCTTTTAATTTTCACTTATCATTTTCTTCTGCAATAATCAAATCAACTATTCCTTAAAAACTATCGTTAACATAACTTGTTAACATGCTTATGAGTCAAACTGGTCACTTTGTATATAATACAGTTTTTCTAATTgtccatatttaaaaaaattgattaattttaCTCTATATTTGTCAATTCAAGAAGAAAATTATGACATTCTATTGTTGAACACCAACAGGAACCATATGTCTCTCATCAATTATATATAATAGATCACATTGTTTTAATAAACGGGTGATCAGGAACTTAGATCATTCTATTTCAAAACTCTGAATATGCAGTTTCACTTATTCTCGATGTTACTTTTCCATCACGGAATGGTAAGTCAAATAAACAacggaaaaaaaaacaaaaacaagaagCAACCATGTGTTTTCAAGAAGACAAAAAacattttcactttttttcccGATTCTTTTATAACACAACCCAAATGACATTTATACCATGAAtatagaaaaacaaattttatttttgacattttaaacaaacaaaatcaatTTCATCAACATTCTTCATTGATAAAATACACGAAAATTTCTGTTAATCTAATGAACTACTAACcattataaacattttaaattttgatttaagaaaacaaaaaaaaatggagaaaaatttaaggaaaaagaaaagaaaagagaagttGACGACGTACTAATAAATTTCTTAATTGTAGGCTAATTAACAAGCATTAACCTTTTCATTGAAAGCATACAAAACATAACATGACGAAATTTTCTTAAATTAGGAAGCAACCATATTGGGGCTATGaagtaaaacaaaaagaaaataggCGGAtcatataaatttttatttctattgaaGTATGAAgagatttattgtttattggAAAGAGGAAAATGTCAACAGTTGCATGAATATTGTAatgttttaaatttaaatttgaaTGGAAGATAAGCTATGTGTTACGGATGTAAGATTGTTGATTACATTGAAACAGAAAAATATTGTAACGTGAGTACAACTAAGCTTTTCCAGCTTTTCTAGATATTACTCAACCAATCTATTTAGatataattatttcattctgttgaaatgaatgaaaaagtCAGGTACGGaagatcaatttattgttttgacgacaagcattccacttctgattggtattACATACTACGTATATCGACAtacataagtagcatgcaccacactATCATTAAAATTCTAAAGGTTAAAATAGTGTATTAGATTCATACACATTCGTTTCAAATGAGGACCTTCAAAATTGACAACTGATAATAATACACTAAGATTAAATCTTCAAATCTCATCATTTTAATTCTCGTCTCTAGGTTAACTAATGCCCCAGTTGAAGCATTTAACTTTATTTTTCAAGGGTAATCATTTGATTCAATTTACTTATGGATTAtcataaattgaataaatattattcatagtCATTACTAACATTATTACATAAAGAGTGAAATCAACATCATTTGCGTTAACAGATTGTTAATCCTATTAATGATGTTTTGTATAACACATGTAAATAATTCACTCTAGAAAACTATGCAATGGAAAGCACATTTAACACAGTAGTTGCTTAGCAATTACTTAAAATAAAAAGACGGTTGATGATTCTATTAATTCTATCTTATCGACATATAAATAAGAAGTTAGTGACTAAAAAATACGCTTATATTATGCAAACAAGgaataaaattatataatcGTCTAGTTAAACTCTCTTTGTAGACCTCATTTTCAGTTTAGAAACCTATTTCGAATTTGTTTTCATCTTGTTCTCTACCAATAAATGAATAGGTTAACATTTATTTTACTCTATGCCATTGGTTCATTCCTTTTTGATAAAAAACCAAATACTTTGTCATCATGGTGTACCTGTAAGTTGGTAGTCATACTTGAAGGTAACATGGATGACAGGTATTTTTTATATTGGTCTATGCAACTGGACATTGTATTCTATAAATCGAGACTTGTTTCACTTCAAAGAATGTTTTAGTGAAGTCCCAATTTGAGTCTTCTATTTGATATTTCAAAGTCACAATCACGTTTTGGTGTTGATCAGAGTAATCGACTTTGTTTAGTATAGTATCCTGCAAataatgttttttcttttttaaaattaacatttatGATTTAAACCTACTGGATGAAATATGTGACTTTTACTTAccttattgaaataataaacgaATTTATCTTGAAGTTATCCTGATTTGTTTATTCCTTAAATTTTCTAATAATATACACGGATTACATTTGTAGTAAAATGTCTTCATCTACTGGAAAAGTGACTATATATTGGGTAACATTAAAGAAGACATTTAAATCTCCACTTTATTTGTTAACGACAATTGATTTCCAACTAGTCTCGGTTAGTTCTatacactactattattattattattattaatattattattattgaatacaatGGTATATTCCATTAACTTTGATAGGGGGTATCAATATTATCTCAAACAATGAATCTTATTTAGCAATAAACAGTTGACAATTAATGTGATCATCtattataataaatacattttaatttatcaatgatacatTCAATATTTGCCTTGATCTATATTTATACACTGACAGACTTTcaccaaaacaaaacaaatgttcATAATTAATAACCGCATTTCATTCAGTTGATCATATCAGAATGATAATCACAGTTGAAAACAGACCATTTATCAATATAACCATACTCTTTTAAATATAAAGCTACTCTAATTAATAACACATAGCcactagaaaaaaaaactttctATTGTTCGAAATAGAAATGTGATAGTTTAATATTTTTGGTGAAAGTCACTGCAAAATAATGATGTTTATAAGGTTGAATAGGTATTTTCAATTGTTTAGCGAAGAACTGTTTAAATGAATAGTCGGTATGTAGggaaaaattcattttgaatgctttCAAAACAAAAGTTGCAATACGTTAAAACTGGTTAAAAAGCCATATTGGATAAGTGTGGATTGTACCACTTAGTGACTACACCATAATGAAAAGCAAACAAAGATTTTGGATCCTATCCCTTGTGAGATGTTGTATTCACGCCACTGATAAGCCCTTAACAGAacaaaacaactatccagtgcATGTCCATTTTTGGTAGTCGTTTAACTAAGAGCATTTCACAATGTTAACCTCAAAATAACTaatgacaaatatattttttgatgtACCCCAATTGCTAAAAAGATTGTATTTCCGATGTTCCTTGATTAaatataagccacttcttcacagtaaacaaataactgaattaaaatAACACAAGTTCAAATAGTACATAGCTTGTGTcaatttaattcagttatttatttactctgatgAAGTGACTTGCATCAAGTCACGAAACACCAGAAATACAAATTTCTTACTCATTAGTATGTagcaaatatatattttttattaactttctaccgaatactcaatttatttaaatctaTCAAGTCCAATTTTGGCATTAATACgtatttaatataaatagtttCTTTGGAAGTGAGCGGTTTCATCATTGTGTGCTAGAATATCATCTTATTTAAGAGATGTGTGATAAATCTGTAAAGTTTGAAATGTGTTTTGTCTGAAAATCTTCCTTAAAAAATCAAAATAACCTTTTTAATCTTAATAATTTAACcatattttaaagaaaactcTCTTACAAGATAGTTGCGTTGTTCACGGCTTATTGCAAGATAAGATGTCAGATGAACTGATCAAAAATAACCAGAAAgtatatgaaataattaataatatatatgtatcgcaattatttattttaatatctaTTTTCATGTAATTTAAATGTCAACGATACTTACGTAAACATATTTGAACAAAAAACAagtttgtgagatagtaagtgATTGAAGACAATGctggatgtgtcgcttaatttcgtggattagttgaagttagacattaacatcgttggatgccggctcagtggtgaaGAGGACAAGCGTTTTGCTTgtgaaaccgataggtcctgggttggaatttTGCGAGGCTGTATCGTGGAATTTGcgctattgaggagtcccatactagaacaaaacggccgtctagtacttccaggttttctagtagtgatctagcttcagttgactcgtgaattcaaccgTTAAATTATAAACACGTTGATTTTATAGTCTAATAATCATTGAAGACACCACAAAAAGAATAAGTTACATGTGtattcattatatgtgaaaattatatttgaaatattctcagcgattgaaatataactaattccaacgtttcgtccagctaacttgtctggacttcttcagggtaataatcaaaatcaaaattatcaacgACAcatatagcttttaacaatcaggattatactgtgttaaaccaatcatatttggatgttgattttttgtaaaataggatcaAATGACtcagttaactacaaatcatgtgaagaATTCGACTACATAGAAATAattaactgagtaacaaatcgtatgtgtgtgagtgtgcaggtatgtatgtatgtgtaagagattgatatgaaggaataaataaataaataaagttcaagttcaaggtGGAAAAtttttgataatgaaacatcgatgtacatgtcaaaacaGAAATCGTATTGTTTAAAAAACTCATTGAATTCATTCCAAaaataataacgatgcatgtgatattaaaaacaggtttaaacaagagataggttccaaatttacttgtcaaacgaaatttTCCATATAGTTGccagttgaataccatcttttcggttcaggctgttcttgttcgcccatatatgcagcgcttctgctgtcaatctttctttatgggtgttaaaacatttctgaagtattttggtcccttcgAAATTAATCTTGTGCcctgtttctaacgc from Schistosoma haematobium chromosome ZW, whole genome shotgun sequence includes:
- a CDS encoding hypothetical protein (EggNog:ENOG4105DZP~COG:M), which encodes MTTLTETTYAFINNNLQDTSKTSTVRKYELIQNETNKTTCHFIKGPSLRKLNSTKGYFSRIRNSRNDCKNDGIQLTHIRSYTPDNNNDNMNTFEKYSFSQDSSILPTASQSSISSPSSSSSPRQLSPITTPRAPLLGTNYKRNLNKNKIFRDYFEADNILTQSTHNYCDRYGLKEQSKSRAHVYHCGNTTNKLHSPPLSGLKMKARRVWNVFERKISNNNNKGISQSKSVGNLQYTSTLSPGSENSITNHNESDVRSPNIMPSKHHIQNDYSSPIDPKSDKRSILCFPHSKSFEISGHLDSSKKLNISPDNKHVCTNMKLHTDNNDNEKYADIIYSMGIIPSQPISPCINSCSNSDDYTYRIHENFTEKLVNNLISKCHNNKQCQETCHQSYLTSNLKEDQSSYTPNYKYGENCIFILPTGLPFQEIREISVTRSESGQRFGMRIEKFGKGTYLTTVLPGSLASQAGLKVGDEILQLNGISIQSISINSINQLVRSTRQLKIAYRPRTMLAKIRFILVKKINGRVGIRLKRIAEGLYVDVVLPNSAAYEAGIKEGDELICVNNQIVTSWTQEAASKLLRELPDEDLVMLHFREFFHPHGFNNIAQLNKQLKTVSIKESLSMPHCSTLKLNSSPCEFNYDQKYDIDESFSFRNSLNKTSENTVNKEYVPLNFQDTLNQNIYPDNSNSTIQTSNVSRLNHDKVLCDYPITDTRFDLIPLQSHTRILNSFSDYTLDCPKCFINEPQIQ